Genomic DNA from Syntrophomonadaceae bacterium:
CTCAGGAAAACCAGCGGCGCTTTTGCCCAGATTCGCGAAAGTATGGGGCATTTAGGTGAAGGCGCCCAAAAATTAGTCGGTCTGGCCAGAGAAATGGAGTTAACCAGCCACGAAGTTGGCGGCCAGGTGCAAAACATAGCGGCTGTGACAGAAGAAGCCACGGCAGGCACCGAGGAAGTTTCCGCCGCAGTGGAAGAGCAGCGGCAGCTGGTGAAAGAAATAGCGGCTTCAGCGGCAAAGCTGTCTGAAATGGCCGAAGAAACAGTCAGGGTTTCTGGCAAATTTCAGATTTAAAGCCAACTTTACCCCGGCAGCAAGGGTATGATATAATCATAAGCACAGCTATTTGGAAAAGGGGGAAGGATATGTCCGGAAAGATTGTACATATCAAGACCATCGTCAAACCCGATTTAAAAACTACCCTGGCTACAGGGGGCTGCGGTTCTTGCCAGACGTCTTGCCAGTCAGCGTGTAAAACCTCCTGTACTGTGGGCAACCAGGTTTGCGAAAAGAAATAATAAGCCAAAGCCGGGAGCGGCCTGCACATGGGGCAGGCCGTTTCAGCTCTTGTGATCAAGATGCAAGGAGGTAGTGGGTTGGATCAGGGCCATCTGGTCTGGCAGCCGGGAGACCTGCACCGGTTTCGCCAGGGAGGTTTGAATATTGTCTTGGATGTTAATAGCGGCTCAATTCACTTGGTGGACGAAATAGCCTGGGAGTTCCTGGGGGCTTTGGAAAAAGAGGCGGGGAACATGGAACTGGCCAGCCGGGCTCTGGGGAAGGA
This window encodes:
- the scfA gene encoding six-cysteine ranthipeptide SCIFF, whose protein sequence is MSGKIVHIKTIVKPDLKTTLATGGCGSCQTSCQSACKTSCTVGNQVCEKK